In a genomic window of Methanoregula sp. UBA64:
- a CDS encoding protoporphyrinogen/coproporphyrinogen oxidase, with the protein MTTAILGGGLSGLTLARLLHERGDEVVVLEAEERYGGLCRSRTDKGYTFDIGGSHIVFSRDKEVLSFMEKMIEGNEQRNNRNTKIFYKGRYVKYPFENGLFDLSPEDRFFCISEFVKTLIAVEKGGVKAPENFREWIYYTFGKGIAECYMVPYNEKIWKYPTDKMSLHWVDGRIPRPPVDDVIKSAVGIATEGYTHQSVFSYPLDGGIEALVRAIARPIEPFIRTNFRITSVSRKGDRWQIGNGAETIEADRIISTIPVQHLLAALPGVPADVRAACDALVYNSLVCVNVGITGSLPDYSWLYIPDPALGKTNRVSCPSQYSRHVAPPGHSAILAEITHQPGDAVSRMSDAELVDEVTGTLAAMGLATPDKISYTSVVRQPFAYVVYDIRYQENIKVVKDYCTSAGIPLVGRFSEFEYLNMDGCIRSVLDFVRQYPA; encoded by the coding sequence GTGACAACAGCAATCCTTGGCGGCGGACTCTCCGGCCTTACCCTTGCCCGGCTCCTGCACGAGCGGGGCGACGAGGTTGTGGTCCTTGAGGCAGAAGAGCGCTACGGCGGCCTGTGCCGTTCCCGGACCGATAAGGGATATACGTTCGATATCGGCGGCTCGCATATTGTTTTTTCGCGCGATAAGGAAGTCCTCTCCTTCATGGAGAAGATGATCGAAGGAAACGAGCAGAGGAACAACCGGAACACGAAGATCTTCTACAAGGGCCGGTACGTGAAGTACCCGTTCGAGAACGGCCTCTTCGATCTTTCTCCGGAAGACCGGTTTTTCTGCATCAGCGAGTTTGTCAAAACCCTGATTGCCGTGGAAAAGGGCGGGGTAAAAGCGCCGGAAAATTTCCGCGAATGGATCTATTACACCTTCGGGAAAGGGATTGCCGAGTGCTACATGGTGCCCTACAACGAGAAGATCTGGAAGTACCCGACCGATAAGATGTCCCTGCACTGGGTGGACGGACGCATCCCCCGGCCGCCGGTGGACGATGTGATCAAGTCCGCGGTCGGGATCGCGACCGAAGGCTACACCCACCAGTCGGTCTTCTCCTATCCGCTCGATGGCGGGATCGAGGCGCTCGTACGGGCCATTGCCCGGCCTATAGAACCGTTCATCCGGACAAACTTCCGGATCACCTCGGTTTCCCGGAAAGGAGACCGCTGGCAGATCGGCAATGGTGCGGAAACAATAGAAGCCGACCGGATCATCTCCACGATCCCGGTCCAGCACCTGCTTGCAGCGCTTCCCGGTGTGCCGGCCGATGTCAGGGCTGCCTGCGATGCGCTGGTCTACAATTCCCTGGTCTGCGTCAATGTCGGCATCACGGGAAGCCTGCCGGACTATTCCTGGCTCTACATTCCCGACCCGGCGCTCGGGAAGACCAACCGGGTCTCGTGCCCCTCGCAGTACAGCCGGCACGTTGCGCCGCCCGGCCACTCCGCAATCCTTGCCGAGATCACGCACCAGCCGGGCGATGCCGTCTCCCGCATGAGCGATGCGGAGCTTGTCGATGAAGTGACCGGTACGCTCGCGGCAATGGGTCTTGCCACACCGGATAAGATTTCCTATACCTCGGTCGTGCGCCAGCCGTTTGCCTATGTGGTCTACGATATCCGGTACCAGGAAAATATCAAAGTCGTAAAGGATTATTGTACCTCGGCCGGCATCCCGCTCGTGGGCCGGTTCTCAGAGTTCGAGTACCTCAACATGGACGGCTGCATAAGAAGCGTGCTCGATTTTGTCCGGCAGTACCCGGCATAA